One Haladaptatus sp. R4 DNA window includes the following coding sequences:
- a CDS encoding winged-helix domain-containing protein → MTGNDDRILELLSASGVALNKKALEVNFELEGTGISYSTIKRRLPLLESVGLVDEVRETGSYYRITDKGEAYLAGELDASELELNEESL, encoded by the coding sequence ATGACGGGAAACGATGACCGAATTCTAGAGCTTCTCAGCGCGAGCGGCGTCGCTCTGAACAAGAAAGCACTCGAAGTCAACTTCGAGCTGGAGGGTACGGGTATTTCGTATTCAACCATCAAACGACGGCTTCCTCTCTTGGAGAGTGTCGGTCTCGTTGACGAAGTCCGTGAGACGGGGTCGTACTATCGGATCACGGACAAGGGTGAGGCGTATCTGGCTGGCGAGTTGGATGCCAGTGAGTTGGAGTTAAACGAGGAGTCGCTGTGA
- a CDS encoding site-specific integrase translates to MTTELTPESALEQYLQSRHDATTSTVENHRYRLNYFVQWFDEESDLDKLSSLNGMHCEQFKNWRMENFDLNIVTLQYHIQTLRVFIRWCESVGAVQEGIPERIIVPTVSDSEKARDVHISHERAMQIIDYLCRYEWASTAHIVFHVLYHTGMRRSSLHSLDVEDWHPDEQYLAVRHRPTQGTALKLKGEGERNVSVTDSRLVQALDDWFDTQRPDVKDEHGRDPLLASKHGRLHYKTISKISYKVTRPCYFAGSCPHNRDMDECEGTSYKGYSKCPDSVSSHPLRRSAITHHLDSDVPKAIVSERMNVSEKVLDQHYDARDKEQKRQNRSKYLDGI, encoded by the coding sequence ATGACAACAGAGCTTACACCCGAATCCGCGTTAGAACAGTACTTACAATCACGCCACGACGCTACAACCAGCACTGTCGAAAATCATCGATATCGGCTAAATTACTTTGTCCAATGGTTCGACGAGGAGAGCGACTTGGACAAGTTGTCTTCGCTCAACGGAATGCACTGCGAGCAGTTCAAAAACTGGAGAATGGAAAACTTCGATTTGAATATCGTCACTCTCCAGTATCACATCCAGACTCTCCGCGTGTTCATCAGGTGGTGCGAAAGTGTCGGAGCAGTTCAGGAGGGAATCCCGGAGAGAATCATTGTCCCAACAGTCTCTGATTCTGAAAAGGCGCGTGACGTCCATATTAGCCACGAGAGGGCAATGCAAATCATTGACTACCTTTGCCGGTACGAGTGGGCTTCAACGGCTCATATCGTCTTTCACGTCCTGTATCATACCGGTATGCGACGGTCTTCCCTTCACTCGCTTGATGTAGAAGATTGGCACCCTGACGAGCAGTACTTGGCCGTACGACATCGGCCAACACAGGGAACGGCACTCAAGCTCAAGGGCGAAGGGGAGCGCAACGTCAGCGTAACCGACTCTCGACTGGTACAAGCCCTCGATGACTGGTTTGATACCCAACGCCCGGACGTGAAGGATGAACACGGTAGAGACCCGCTCCTCGCCTCAAAACATGGACGACTCCACTACAAAACAATCTCCAAAATCTCCTACAAAGTTACTCGACCGTGCTACTTCGCCGGGAGTTGTCCGCATAACAGAGACATGGATGAATGCGAGGGTACCTCCTACAAGGGTTATTCAAAATGCCCTGATTCGGTGAGCAGCCATCCACTCAGACGAAGTGCAATCACACATCACCTTGACTCGGATGTGCCGAAGGCCATTGTCTCCGAGCGAATGAATGTCTCCGAGAAGGTTCTTGACCAACATTACGATGCTCGGGATAAGGAGCAGAAACGTCAGAATCGGAGTAAGTATTTAGACGGAATTTAA
- a CDS encoding DUF4145 domain-containing protein: MSTNESESREMLREKIEGNQKEFFTHILRYCYEYDEEDLEDAEKQFDIARGEAMAVSGTFSEIKEHIQWELKTKGRKFVLTAILGQMYHLIGYENRHKVLTMVEISEVEEHTDNRRPLEAIIRFCSYLDNLLKEENNESDSKLYYRIQTASDEELFTEEQEKLAQFIRDVRNDASHNFWIETEMSYAIHDFAAISSITFLEKLLHQIGVTKWHVESRISIENALRVIEEEFEFDWDPDEREWCNGPREKYVHIVEWEDPE, translated from the coding sequence ATGTCCACCAATGAAAGTGAATCAAGAGAGATGTTAAGAGAGAAAATTGAAGGCAATCAGAAAGAATTCTTCACCCATATATTACGGTATTGTTATGAATATGATGAAGAAGATTTAGAGGATGCCGAGAAACAATTCGATATAGCAAGAGGAGAAGCCATGGCTGTTTCTGGTACATTTAGCGAAATTAAGGAACACATCCAATGGGAATTGAAAACAAAAGGGAGAAAATTTGTGCTTACTGCTATCTTGGGACAGATGTATCACTTAATTGGCTACGAGAATCGCCATAAGGTGTTAACTATGGTCGAAATAAGTGAAGTAGAAGAACATACTGATAACAGACGACCTCTAGAGGCCATTATCCGGTTCTGCTCATACCTGGATAATCTTCTAAAAGAGGAAAATAACGAGAGCGATAGTAAACTATATTATCGAATCCAGACTGCGTCAGATGAAGAACTGTTTACAGAGGAACAAGAGAAACTAGCACAATTCATTAGAGATGTTCGAAATGATGCTAGCCATAATTTTTGGATTGAAACAGAGATGAGCTATGCAATCCATGACTTTGCGGCTATATCCTCAATTACGTTCCTTGAGAAGCTCCTTCATCAGATAGGTGTCACAAAATGGCATGTAGAATCTCGTATTAGCATAGAAAACGCCCTAAGAGTAATTGAAGAAGAATTTGAGTTTGATTGGGACCCTGATGAACGTGAATGGTGTAACGGTCCCCGAGAAAAGTATGTACATATAGTGGAATGGGAAGACCCAGAATAA